The nucleotide sequence GCTAACTCCATGTTGACTCACTTTGTCCAAAATGGAATTCACTTCAACATATACGCATATTTTTACAcagacttatcaaaaaaaaaaatttttacacaaaaatcaatattgacccaacctctattacacaaaaatcaaactaGTAAATTTATACtattgtaccaatacattttgttggtccaaccacatcaacaaaacacatccccaatacaaccacatcagcaaaaccgAAACCTCAAACATTACTCGTATGCATaccccaacaaaaaaaacaccattGCTCTAAGCCTCTAAGGCGCCGTTTGGATGGGAAGATAAGACTctgtatagtataaaattatcctttaatgaagttatcgggtgtttgaatgatttttaaaatacttaggatagtataactttatacaaaagtggttTATACGATATCggtcgtataatattaaaacacctttaactcgtttttattttatacggagcgcTTAGTATAAtaaataacatgtcaaatgacaaaaaagacaCTCTCTTTCATTTTAATTGGGGATAATCCAGATATAATACTACAAATCTTATATTATACAAAcctaatatcatattatttctaAACCACGGAtagaattaaattatatatctatttatataaggattaaattatacattgaatagaaatattatattattctaTTACGGTGTCCAAAGGAGTCTAAACTCTTGATTCTAAAGAGGAGATTGGTTAAGAAAGGATCAAAGAACGTTGAAACTGAAAAAGGGTATGCATTCACGTGAAGTTTGAAACAACTGCCTCTCGATCGTCGCCGAGGGAGAGAGTTCCCTGTTCTGATGATTTGATCCGTGGACCCAAAAATGGCATCACTGGCCACCCATTTTTCAGcctctcttctcctcctcccgGTGGGGTTGCGCCGCCTCCTCTACTCCTACTCCCTCTACCTCAAGAGCCCTTCCCTCTTCCACTCCAAGCTTTACTACTTCTCCCAACCCAGATACACCAATCTTGACCTCTATACTCTCCTTCTCTCCCTCCCCATTGCtaccttctctctcctcttcctcttcctcaccCTCTCTCCTTCCCTTTCCTTCCCCTCCTACAGATTCTCCTTCCTCTTCCAATCCCAGACAATTTTCCTCTTCTGGGTTTTGATTCTCCTCTTCTTAGCCCGCGAGAGTGTCGACTCATTTTTCATTCCCGAGAGTTTCGTCTTCCTTCTCGCGGGAATCACCTTCTTCGCTGAGTACTCCGCAACTGGCTATGGTTTTGAGGGAATCGCAGCGGTTTGTTACGGTCTGTTGGGGAATTTGACACTTGTGTGTTGTGGGAGTTGCTTGATTTTGGCGATCAGGCCGACTGCGTTCTTTGCCGAGTTTGGGTTGTGTTTCGGGCTGCTTTTCAAAGGTACTTGGCTGATACAGTCCGGTTTGTGCCTATACACCGATGTGTTCGCTCTCAAAGGGTGTCAAAAGGTAGTGGTCTCACCACCACTGCCGGGGAGTGGAGGAGCTATGGATGTAAATTGTGGACTTGACGATGACCGGACGAGGGGCGTGGCGTTGATGAATTTACTCTTCGTCGGGCATGCAATTGGGGTCTTGATTGTGAGTTTTGTGACGTTTGGGATGCTTGCAATCAATAGAAATTCAAGGTGTGGGGAGGCTAGTGGGCCGTTGCTTGCGCAGCTTGAAACAGAGAGTGCATTGACGATGCGCGCTCATCCTGAGTTTGAACTGGAATGAAGCGTATGGCTTTCTGCTTTTTGTTAAATGTAtcgtattctttttttttttattggcacattcttgtttatatacccGAGGTTGTTACCGGCGCAGGAATGCATAGAAAAGACTGAAAGTTTTCTATTTCTAAATTATGAGTTACTGATGTTTTGCAACTCTTGATGGTCTTCTTGATTTTGCATTCTTTTGAATGATGGCATGTTCTTAGGCCTTCTCCCAAACCATTTTTAGGGGGACTCCTTTCCAATAATTACTGGGTGTTGAAATGCATTTTGACGAAGGGCATAGAAAAGATAATCAGTATGATGAAGAATAAAATAAACTCATCAAAAAACTTACTTTAGCACAGATTAAGAACCTTGAACTTATGTTTTGATGTGGGCAATACTTGAAATTAGTTAGTTTTTTTTACCCTTTAGCCTAACTTACATGGCTGCAAGTCATGAGTCCACTTTTTTCCAGAGGTAACTTCTATTATATCACTCTGCGAGTAATGTAAGTGTTAGAATGTCATCATGAGCTTATGTTGTGTTGATTTGCATGAGCTCAAATAAAATTCATTATAGACAATTTCACttgtataaataaaataaattttcaaactcTTAGGTGCATGATGGAGATAAACTACAGATGAagaattattatttaaaaaaaaaaattagaaaagaagaTAACCAATATGTTGTGgtacttaattatttattaaatccTAACAATCACGATATAAAAACTGCAGATGCTAGTGTTGATACTATGCAGCAAGTAATTTATAACCCGTTATTTTTGAGGATATGAAAACATCCTAACAATAATAACTGCATTGATTATATGAAGGCTGGCGAGATatcaattacttttttttaatgtttatacTCATGTTGCACATCATGGACATGCAAGCACTATACCACAACTAATAATATATCCATGAGATGTTTTATGGCTTTTTCCATCAGTAAAGATAATAGTAAAACTGGAAATGTTTTTAGTAGAAGGAGATTGtttaaaatgaaagaaaactgGATTCTTTGTATGTATTTTTGTTTATCTTTCTGGAGATCTATATGTAAAATGGCTGGGATCATAGATatctatttcattttttaagttGTTGTATGAAATATATTATACGTATCAACGTAGCTTGCAGCTGGTCATTTTCTCTTTGTCCTATTTCCATTAATTTCTATGTATTCATTGGACAACCTTGGCATCATTGAAAGTAGAATTACGTAAATTTCTGTtgctttgttttgtattttagtCAGCAAGTTTTAAGCACCAGTCTGTTCTGTGGTGCCTGAAACTAACTACATATCAAGGAGATGAAGTTGTGACAAAGAAAATTGGTACAggattatctttatttatttatttgtttttgctaTTTATTGTTAGAATTAAAGAAtccattttatttattaatttatttcttgACATTGTTAAAGGATAGCCTTGGATCTGGTGgtgttgatttttatttcttgaCGCCCTttgatgaattttctttttttttacctcaAATGAATTGTAAAAGCTGTCTTCTAActtttattaaataataattcatTACTTGAGTGCAGACTCATTCTTTATGATCCATAAAGTATGGTGGATATTTTGGCATGGTAAATCTCATTCACTGGGCAATTGTATCTTGTGTCAATGCTTTTGAAGCTGTCTATTGATAAAATAGCGTAGTTGCATGCAGCTGTTTTTCCTTTGACTTGTAGTCTAAAGAGTGAAGAGAGCATTATCATTTTACCTTGAAGGAGGTAGAAACTGAAGCATTGTTGAGGACTAAATAGATTTTGCATGACTTGTGGCCACGCATTTGTGCCAGTTACTATAGAGTATCGACACCTGCATATGCCGTACGGTTAAGATCTGAATCATTAGTAAGTTTGTTGCTTCTTCACAGGTTCATATGGAGCAAACGAATTGATGAAGGTTGCCTTTCCAATTTTCTGAGGATCCTCTTATTGCCGGTAAACatgctctatttttttttctctggtgCTATTTTGAATTTCTTATAGGCCCTTAATTGGCATGCCATTGAAAAATAGACTAGCTCcactgtttttttttgtgtgtgtaagCTAATTGAGCTGCAACATAAACTGCTATGTAAAATGGCACATGACCACTCACTCATATTTTCCTCCATTGGCCTGACACTCTTGAATTTATATTTGGCAATTGCTGCAATTATGTCATACTTTGAGAATATGAAGGGTTGTCTACTTGTCTaccaaaaggtaaacaacacctgtGTACAAGGCTCCCCAATGGGTGGGGTCGGGGACAAGTAAGATTTACGtggaccttacccccacataatacgTGGAGAGGTTGTCTACTTGTCTAGCgttcatagaaaaaaaaagtgctctttttttaaaattttttatttatcttatGATGGTTCCATATTCCTGTTTTTTGTTACTTGGAAAAACCATTACTTCCCTGCATTCGTTTCCCATTTTAATCTTTGACATATGCCAACCATAGGAATGCTGGATATTTGTCGATTTCTTGTGAGTTAGTGATTAAGCCTTGATTTGCATGCTATTTGTATTCAGTGATTAGATGTGGGATGGTTCCAAGACTTTCTAATCTGAAGCACAGTCGGTACTTATGTTAGATTGATATGGATTAATGAAAATACAACCACAAATTTATACATTGTCATACAAAAGCTTAATTTTTAAGGTGCTCATACTGCATCTAACATGATATTATAAATATCGAAACTAAATTAATCTAATTTTCTATATCCCATTCGGGAAGAAAACTTTGGCATTGCCAACCATCGTCGCTGTAGCTGGACACGTCCATGAATTTTTATTCGGGAACGGATTCTCTTGATCTTTTTGGTGAAATCACTACATCTTCGTTTAAGGATCTTTGTTTTTGACAACTTCACCAGTTTTTGCATGTACCTGCATCCTGCCTCTGCTCGTGGCCAAATACACCATAAGTATGACCAAAATGTAAAGCAAAACaaggaaaataaagaaattatcatttttcctttttgtatGACTTTGACTGCAAACCTTATGCTAGTAAGGGTGTGAAAGAAACAGTCTTGATACTCTTTagaagttgggttttttttttttccagaattATTGTTTCTTGACATTCAATGGGATGAACTTCGGGTTCAGTTAGCCCATCAAATCTGGAAACACCTTTTGGTGCATCCGTCTGGGTTGAGATTGGAAGAAAGATTAGTTAATACTCTTTTGTTTATCTTCGTTAATTTGTATAAATGTTTATGCATACCTTGAACCTCTTCATTATGTTTGTCATCCTTTAGGCTTGCCTTCTGCAGGACCTGCAAGTTGCATTGATAAAATCAATCTTGCTGCCTTTTAAGTGCTTGATGTTACTATTGGGTTAGTTCAAAAGTATTTCTTGATGCAAGGGGCATGGAAGCaatgattaaaaaaacataaacaatttATTTATAGAAATCGAAAGACCATGATTCTGCTTGGTTCTCAAAGGTTCTTTTTTCAGTACCTCAACCAAACTTTCCATACACCTTCGCATCCTTCTCTGTATGTAGCCTCTGGTGCACTGTTTTAAACAGTTTGTCAGACCCCAATCTAGAATGATTACAATTGCATAATGGATATGAAGAGATTTCCTGTTAGGAAAGATAAGTCAATGGCCAAAGAGCATCACCTTTACATGTCTTTTCACATAGCCATAGAAGTTCGAAAGATTCCATACGGTTTTGTCTAGTTTTTTACCTTCAACATGATGTGAAGAAATATCTGT is from Tripterygium wilfordii isolate XIE 37 chromosome 14, ASM1340144v1, whole genome shotgun sequence and encodes:
- the LOC120015163 gene encoding uncharacterized protein LOC120015163, yielding MASLATHFSASLLLLPVGLRRLLYSYSLYLKSPSLFHSKLYYFSQPRYTNLDLYTLLLSLPIATFSLLFLFLTLSPSLSFPSYRFSFLFQSQTIFLFWVLILLFLARESVDSFFIPESFVFLLAGITFFAEYSATGYGFEGIAAVCYGLLGNLTLVCCGSCLILAIRPTAFFAEFGLCFGLLFKGTWLIQSGLCLYTDVFALKGCQKVVVSPPLPGSGGAMDVNCGLDDDRTRGVALMNLLFVGHAIGVLIVSFVTFGMLAINRNSRCGEASGPLLAQLETESALTMRAHPEFELE